The Paenibacillus sp. 481 DNA window CGATCAAGTGCAGCACACAAAATAAGTTCAACACGCTAAATAAGGAGCAGTGTTCATGCATCATTTCATTTCATGCCATGACAAATAGATACTGCTCCAACGATGGCAAGGGTCTCTTCCGAACAGCAGAGACCCTTTGTCGTATTTAAACGGCGTACAAGTTTATATACAAATTATTGCGCGTTTACAGCATACTCGATCTCCCGCTTCGCATCCTGCAAATAAAGTGCGGTCTGCGCTTCATCCCACGCGAACACCTCTGCCATATACGTCGTCACAGGCTCAAGCCACAACTTAGCCGCTTGAATATTAAAGTTAACCGCTGCTGTGCGGCGTGTAATAAAATCGACTGGGCGAGCCACCATCTCCTGCTCGACACCGTACACCAGCGCAGCCAATACATCTGCTGCAAGACCGTAACGGTGCGCCTGCTCGCCAAGTCGCTCCATCAATTGATAGACGTGCTTCACGTTCGTACCGTATAAACGTGTAAGCTCCAAAGCGCGCGCCTCACTGAGGCCCAGCTTAACTCCTTCCAGCGTCCACACACGGCAGAAATCAGCAAATGTGCCTTGTACATCGCCGCCAGACAAGGTGATACGGTCTGTCGAGCAGCTCGGATATGCCGCACCTTTGTCTGTTTGCAGCTGCTTCGCTACTAAATCAACGACACGCTCGGCCATTTTGCGGTAGCCTGTCAGCTTGCCCCCCGCTATCGTAATTAAGCCACTTGGCGATATAAAAATTTCATCCTTACGCGACAGCTCAGATGGCGATTTGCCGTCTTCATGAATAAGCGGCCGCAAGCCTGCCCAAGACGATTCTACATCCGTCTCCGTTAGCTGAATCGTCGGAAACATATAGTTAGCCGCTTGCAGCAAATACGTCAAATCTTCACGCGTCATACGCGGATGCTCGATATCCCCGTTGTAATTCGTATCTGTCGTGCCCACGTAAGCTTTCCCATCTCGCGGTATCGCAAACACCATTCGACCGTCCGGCGTATCAAAATAAACCGTCTGCCGTAGCGGAAACCGCGACTGGTCGACCACAATATGAACCCCCTTCGTCAAATGTAGCCGCTTGCCTTGCTTCGAACCGTCTAGCTCGCGCAACGTGTCCACCCACGGCCCTGCCGCGTTGACCACTTTATCGGCACGGATTTCAAGCGCTTCCCCGCCGTTCAAATCAACCGCGTTAACGCCAACAACTTTACCGTTCTCATAGATGAACGATGCGGCCTTTACATAGTTAAGTGCGGTCACCCCACGCTGGGCTGCGCTCTTCATAATTTCGAGCGTCAAGCGGGCATCATCCGTGCGGTACTCCACATAGTAGCCGCCTGCCTTTAGCTTATCGCTGCGCAGTAACGGCTCTTTAGCAAGCGTTTGCTGCTTATTCAGCATCGTGCGACGCTCTTCCCGCTTAACACCTGCCAGCATGTCATACACGTACAAGCCGACAGAAGTCGCCCATTTGCCGAATGTGCCGCCTTCAACAATAGGCATAAGCATCCATTCCGGCACCACAACGTGCGGTGCGTTCTCATACACAATTGCCCGCTCACGCCCCACTTCCTGCACAAGCTTTACCTCGAACTGCTTTAAGTAACGCAGACCGCCATGCACGAGCTTGGTTGAACGACTGCTCGTTCCGGCAGCAAAGTCTTGCATCTCAATAAGTGCCGTTTTTAAGCCGCGTTCAGCTGCATCCAGCGCAATACCTGCACCTGTAATGCCACCCCCGATTACGAGTAAATCATATTTTTCGGAGCGAAGGCGCTCCTTATAATCGTGTCTATTTAGGCTGGAAAATGTCGTTACTGTAGCTGTTGATGCTGTCGTTGTACGTGTATATGTCATCGCTAAGGTCCTTTCCGGAACATAAAAAGGGACCACAACACGCGCATTGATGTAGTCAATGCGTAGTTGTGGTCCCACTCTTATCTCCGACCGAGTTTATGAACTTATAGGTCTAGCATAAAGGATTGTGTACCTATTTTCAATAGGCAGGTGGACAACAGGGCGAATACAAAATAACCCAGCTAACGAATGAACACCCCACCAAAAGGGATGACTTCACGTAGCAGACGGCGAATAAGTCCTCCGCCTTCCATCTCCCTTTCTAATTGGGCATCGACCTTGCCCGTTTGCAGTAATATGTAGCCTCGTCCTGTCATTTCCCATTGGTAGTTCATTTGCTGACTAGCAAGCGAGTTGCCATACACACATGGCTTCAGTCGTGCATTTTCCGGATACGCTACCAAGCAATTAACGTCTACATAAGTTGGTACCTCTGGGTGCAATTCCATGCGATAAATCGGGCCACTCGAAATAATGCCCAGCAATCCATCCTTTGCCGTAAACTTCATCTTTACAATTTCTTTTGTAATGACTGCATTTTTAAACGTTTGCACACGACGCTCAATGTGCATCCCTTCCGTATAAAACAGCACATGCTTCCATTCAAACAACAAATCTGAATCTTCTACGATCGGCAATGTTTGCAAATGGTAGCCAACGGGGAGACCTAGCATAAATTTAGCCGGACCCGTAATGCGCGATTGAATAAGCTTGCGCTTACGATAAATGCCCGCAATATCCATAAGCATATCTTCTCTAGCTGCCGATGGGCCTTGAAATGAAATGATTTGCCGCGGATGCAGCACATAAACAACGTCATTCCGCTCTAACTGAATGGTTGTCGTTTGGGAATGCAGCGTTTCTGTTTCATTAATAACTTCCATGCAATCTGCAATCTCCTTATCTCGATGTGTGATGGCTAGTGACCGACACCGAGACAGACACTAGTCCGCATTTCGGCGCCACACTAACACACGGAATAGTCGAGTCAACGCAAAGTATAATAGGCCTAACCCTATCGCTACCATTACCGTAATAGCGACGCGGCGCGTAAATGTATGTTTCTGTTCGTTCTGCTGCTCAATTAAGGATAAGCGCTGCATAAGCTGCTCATTCTGCTCACGCAGCTTTTCATTTTCGGACGCTAATCGTTTCTGTACTTCTTCAGATTGACGCTGCGTTTCTTCTAACGCTTTACGTGTATCTTCATAACTTTTTTTCAACTGATTCACATCATCCGGTATTTCGGTAATTCCCCACAAATTACTCCAAAAGCCTGCTTGCACCGGAGAGCTTGAGAGGAAAAAGAGCGCTCCACCGAGCATAAGAACTAGCGCGAACCATGACATGTTCCCACTTCTCATTTGAACCTTCACAACGTTCCCTCCTGCTGCTTCAGCCTCGACAATATAAGCTATATTATAAC harbors:
- a CDS encoding glycerol-3-phosphate dehydrogenase/oxidase, producing MTYTRTTTASTATVTTFSSLNRHDYKERLRSEKYDLLVIGGGITGAGIALDAAERGLKTALIEMQDFAAGTSSRSTKLVHGGLRYLKQFEVKLVQEVGRERAIVYENAPHVVVPEWMLMPIVEGGTFGKWATSVGLYVYDMLAGVKREERRTMLNKQQTLAKEPLLRSDKLKAGGYYVEYRTDDARLTLEIMKSAAQRGVTALNYVKAASFIYENGKVVGVNAVDLNGGEALEIRADKVVNAAGPWVDTLRELDGSKQGKRLHLTKGVHIVVDQSRFPLRQTVYFDTPDGRMVFAIPRDGKAYVGTTDTNYNGDIEHPRMTREDLTYLLQAANYMFPTIQLTETDVESSWAGLRPLIHEDGKSPSELSRKDEIFISPSGLITIAGGKLTGYRKMAERVVDLVAKQLQTDKGAAYPSCSTDRITLSGGDVQGTFADFCRVWTLEGVKLGLSEARALELTRLYGTNVKHVYQLMERLGEQAHRYGLAADVLAALVYGVEQEMVARPVDFITRRTAAVNFNIQAAKLWLEPVTTYMAEVFAWDEAQTALYLQDAKREIEYAVNAQ
- a CDS encoding AIM24 family protein, with the translated sequence MEVINETETLHSQTTTIQLERNDVVYVLHPRQIISFQGPSAAREDMLMDIAGIYRKRKLIQSRITGPAKFMLGLPVGYHLQTLPIVEDSDLLFEWKHVLFYTEGMHIERRVQTFKNAVITKEIVKMKFTAKDGLLGIISSGPIYRMELHPEVPTYVDVNCLVAYPENARLKPCVYGNSLASQQMNYQWEMTGRGYILLQTGKVDAQLEREMEGGGLIRRLLREVIPFGGVFIR